From the Candidatus Nanopelagicus hibericus genome, the window GAATTGGAATGATGGTCAAAATTAATACCACCATGATGATAATTAAGAAGTACTCGGTAACTGATTTTCGCTCATCAACATAATTTCTAACAAATCTTCTTGCCTCACCGCGATCTCTAATTGGCAGTGCACTTTCTTCTCCGCGCATATATGCCGCTCTTGCTTCTAGGCGACGTTGGCGGGTTTGCTCTTTTAAAACTTTTTTTGTTGCTTTACTGGCATTTGGTGAAAGTGGGGAAAGCTTTAATTTAGCTTCGCTCTCTTTACGCTTTGGTGTTGGCTTGCCTTTTTTTTCGCTCATGAGATTAAGGTAGGGCTAACATTTGGTCTAATGCAACTTTTGCATACTTTGCAATATCAGGCTTAACCTTTATCTGATTTACCAACTGCCCACCCACCAGTGATTCCATCGCCCAAACTAGATGCGGCAGATCGATTCGATTCATGGTGGAGCAGTAGCACAGGGTCTTATCTAAGAAGACCACCTCTTTATCGGGGTTCTCATTAGCCAACCTTTGCACCAGATTTAGCTCTGTTCCCACCGCCCACTTGGAGCCAGCAGCAGACTCTTTGACGGTTTTAATAATCATCTCAGTACTTCCCACCACATCAGCATTTGAAACCACATCATGCTGGCACTCAGGATGGACTAGGACCTTAACGCCGGGGATTTTTTGGCGAACATCCGCAATATTTTGCAAAGAGAAGCGACCATGGACTGAACAATGTCCTCGCCATAAGATTACTTTGGAATTTTTAATTTGATCATCGGTTAATCCACCATTTGGTTTCCATGGATTGTATAAAACACAATCTGACAGTTTTAGTCCAAGTGATAGGACCGCAGTGTTTCTTCCTAGATGTTGGTCAGGAAGAAACAGTACTTTTTCACCCTTTTCAAACGCCCATTTCATCGCCCTGGCGGCATTAGATGAGGTGCAAACCGCGCCATTATTTTTGCCAGTAAAAGCTTTGATTGCTGCGGAGGAGTTCATGTAGGTAATTGGAATTGTTTTTCCAGCGACGCCAATTTTATTTAACACCTGCCAACAATCCGCTACTTGGGAGGCGGTTGCCATATCTGCCATCGAACAACCCGCTGCCAAATCTGGCAGAATAACTTTTTGATTATCAGCGGTTAATATGTCCGCACTCTCAGCCATAAAGTGCACACCACAGAAAAATATAAACTCCGCTTGCTTGTTCTCTGCAGCCGCCTGAGCCAATTTAAATGAATCACCACGAATATCGGCAAAAGCGATTACCTCATCGCGTTGATAATGATGTCCTAACACCATCGCCTTGCTACCCAAGGCCTTCTTTGCAGCCATCGCCCGATCAACTAATGATTTGTCACTGGCAGCAGGAAGTTGCCCCTCACAGGAGACGCCCCGCTCACTATTTGGATCCGCGGCGGCTCCCAGCACCATTAATTCGGTTATTCCCATATTGATAAGTGTAAACGCTCACAGGTTTTGGAGGCGAAATTTTCTGCTAGAGCGAGTAATCTATGAGCCTAAAGAAGTATTGGAGATAGGTGAGTATGAGCACAGAGACAACAACTCCGGCAATAATTTCTACCGGCATTGGATTAACCGATGTTGCTGCCGAGAAGGTTTCATCTTTACTAAAGCAAGAGGGCAGAGATGATCTAAGTCTTAGAGTTGCAGTACAACCGGGTGGTTGTTCTGGACTTCGCTACCAACTCTACTTCGATGATCGCAGCTTGGATGGGGACACTGTTGTTGAGTTTGGTGCTGCCAAGGTGAAGGTTGTTACTGACAAGATGAGTACACCTTATTTAATGGGTGCCAAAATTGATTTTGTGGACACTATCGAAAAGCAGGGCTTTACTATCGATAATCCAAACGCTCAGGGTTCATGTGCCTGTGGCGATTCATTTAACTAAAGTTTAAATCTCTGATGAAGGTGGCGGTCGCCGGCTCAGTCGGTGGCGACCACATAATGAGTTTCGGTGGCAAGTTCACCGACTCACTAGTTGCTGGCTCGCTTTCAAAAGTTTCACTCTCATTTTTAGTAGACACCTTGCAGATCAGACGTGGTGGTTGTGGCGCCAATATTTCATTTGGAATGGGGGCGCTAGGGCTTAATCCAATATTAATTGCTGCAGTTGGAAAAGATTGGGTTGATTATCAAGCTTGGCTAAACCGACATGGCGTTGATACCTCACATGTTCTAGTCTCAAAAACCCTGCATACTGCAACATTTATGGTGACAACCGATACTGAGTTAAATCAGATTGCATCTTTCTTCCCAGGGGCAATGAGTGAGGCGAGAAATATTGAGTTAGCACCAATTATCGCTAAAACTGGAAAGTTTGATCTGCTAGTTATTTCACCAGATGATCCACAAGCAATGATGGCTTACTCCCAGATGGCTAGGGATCTGAAAATTCCAGTGGCGGCAGATCCATCACAGCAGTTAGCCCGGATGGATGGCAAAGAGATTGCCCAGTTAATCGATGGCGCAAAGTATCTATTCTTAAATGAGTACGAATTAGCACTTGCGATTCAAAAGACTGGCTGGACTGACCGACAATTATTTGATCGCGTGCAGGTGAGAGTAGTAACGCTGGGATCAAAGGGTGCGCAAATTGAAGAACATGGCAAAGAGACAATTTATGTCGGGGTACCAAAAGAGAAGGCGAAGTTAGATCCCACTGGCGTCGGTGATAATTTTCGTTCCGGTTTTATTGCTGGCCTTGCTTGGGGTTTATCTCATGAGAGGTGTGGTCAATTAGGTTCCATGCTTGCTACTTACTGTATTGAAACTACAGGAACGCAGGAGTATCACTTCACCAAGGATGAATTTTTAAGCAGATTTGAGGTTGCTTACGGCAAATCAGGTGCAGATGAGGTTAAGCCTCATCTCAATGTCAGATTAGTTGGCTAATTTCATCGAAGCTTTGCAACAGTAATTTTTAATGCCTGACAAAATTCCTTCACCATTTTCTCACTGATATCTTTATGAATAGTCAATCGTAAGTTACCGGCGATTGGCCGGCCCATGGCGGCGAGTACATGACTAGGTTGCATATCTGCAGACTTACAAGCTGAGCCCGAGTCAACTGCAAAACCTAACTCCTCCAAGGCGAGCAATGCTCGGTCTGCCTCGATACCTTTAATACTAAATGAAACAAACTTGGGCAGGCTTTCTGCAGATGATGCAATATCAACATCAGCAATCTCACTTTTGATAAATGCAATGATCTGTTGCTTCAATTGTGATCGGATATCAATTTCTTTTAAGTAATTTTCTAGAGCAACGGCGCTAGCTAGGGCCAGTGGAATTGAGAATGTGCCTGGAGTGCGGGTTAAATCATTGTGGGGAAGGGGATTGCGCCATTTTTCAGCGGACTTAATCACTAACACTCCTAAGCCTGCTGGCCCTTGCCAACTGGCACTATCAAAGAGTGCTGTTTGATATTCAAATTCTGGCAGGTGATCAACGCCGCTTGCGGTGCAATCCGCGAAGATCAGTGCTTGCTTTTTAATTACTTTTTGAAGGTTACCACTCTCACCATTAGCAACCTGCCAGCAGATCACATCTTGTGGGCCACAGGTGAAATCTGCAATCTCACCATTACCATCGACTGGTAAGCAGGTGGTTGATCTGCCTAAGTTTTGTTCAGTAGTTGCAACGGCAAAAATTTTTTGACGGTCTATTTTTGAATAATACAATTTGCTCTCAGCTTTTAATAGGCCAGTAATTCCTAATTGAAAACCAAGATCAACCTCTCCTAGAAACTCAATCTCATCTGGGCGGGCATTTAACGCGGTTGCAAAAGTTTGCCTTACCTGTTGCAGCAAAATGGCGGCTTGACGTGAGGTGTTGTTTAATTTGTTTGGATCTGCCCACCCGTTAGTAAAAAACTCAGATAATAGGGATAATGCAGCAGGGTGTAGCACTCTTTCCTGCTGAAAATCGGCTGTGATGCGAACCACCAATTACCCCTAACCTTCTGCGTACGACATAGCAATGGCAGAAGGTTATCCTTATCCCCATGAGCCCGCTTGCTGGTAAATCTTCACTTCTACCACTGGCATTACTCCCATTATTAACAGCCTGTTCTAAAGCAGATGTTTCCGGTCTTGGTTTTGAAGAGGGAATTTCAAGTGTAAATGACGCCTCATTGTCACTTTGGCAAGGAGCTTGGATTGCAGCCGCAGTGGTGGGTGTATTTACATTGATCTTGATTTTATGGCCAGTATTTTTCCATCGCAAGAAAGATGAGAGTTTTCCTAAGCAAACTCAATACAACATTCCAGTAGAGGTTGCATACACGGTAATTCCATTTATCATCGTGGCGGTACTTTTTTACTTTACCGTACAACGCGAATCCAAGATTGTGAAAATTACTCCAGACGCGCAAGTCTCACACTTTATTGATGTGCTTGGATTTCAATGGTCATGGCAGTTTAAGTATCGCGACGCAGGTGAATACAAGAGTGCAACAGTTACTGGGACTCCCGCTCAGCCTCCTACCTTGTATTTGCCTCAAGGAGAAAAGGTCCGCTTTACTTTGGATGCCAATGATGTGGTTCACGGGTTTTGGATCCCTGCTTTCATGATTCAGATGCAGAATCTGCCCGGTGTGACCAACAAACTAGAGTTCACGGCAAATAAGCTGGGAACCTACCCAGGTCGATGCAATATATTATGCGGAAGAAATCACTCACAGATGTTATTTTCTGTGAAGGTGGTAACGCCAGCAGAGTATGAGCAGTATCTACAAGGTTTAGTAGCCGAAGAGAAAGCAGCAGTTGCATGACAACCTACGCGCAACGACCCGTAATTTCTGCCTCGCCATCCGCGCCACTGCCAACTTCAAAGGGACGCTTGCTAGTCAAGTGGCTTACCTCAACTGACCACAAAACAATTGGGTACCTCTATTTAATTACCTCATTCACTTGGTTCTTGATCGCTGGTTTAATGGCATTACTACTACGTGGTGAGTTAGCTCGACCAGGAATGCAATTTTTGAGTAATGAGCAGTACAACCAGATATTTACTATGCACGGCACCATCATGCTCTTAATGTTTGCCACACCATTATTTGTTGGTTTTGCTAATGTAATTATGCCGCTGCAAATTGGCGCCGCCGATGTGGCATTCCCAAGATTAAATATGCTTTCATACTGGTTGTATTTATTTGGTGGCACTATTGCGTTCATCGGTTTTATCACCCCAGGCGGCGCAGCATCCTTTGGTTGGACTGCATACGCTCCATTATCCAGCGTGGAGTACTCACCCGGTATTGGCGCAGACCTTTGGTTAATTGGGCTTGCGATTGGTGGTTTGGGAACAATTCTTGGTGGCGTTAATTTTGTAACCACAATTTTAACTATGCGCGCACCTGGAATGACGATGTTTAGAATGTCTATTTTTTCTTGGAACGTACTTTTAACTTCAATTTTGGTTTTGATCGCATTCCCACCACTTGCAGCAGCTTTCTTAGCACTTGAATCTGATCGCTTATTTGGCTCACATATCTTTGATCCCGCAAACGGCGGAGCGATGTTGTGGCAGCATTTATTCTGGTTCTTTGGTCACCCTGAGGTTTATATATTAGCGTTGCCATTTTTTGGTATTGCTACTGAAATTTTGCCAGTCTTTAGTCGTAAACCTATTTTTGGTTATAAAGGATTAATTGCCGCAACCATTGCAATTGCAGCTTTGTCTGTGGCGGTTTGGGCTCACCATATGTATGCAAGTGGGCAGGTGCTCTTGCCATTCTTCTCATTTATGACATTTTTGATTGGTGTGCCAACTGGGGTTAAATTCTTTAATTGGATCGGCACCATGTGGCGAGGATCGGTCACTTTTGAGACACCGATGCTTTTTGTTCTTGGCTTTTTGATTACCTTCTTATTTGGTGGGATTACTGGAATCATCTTGGCCAGTCCACCACTTGATTTTGCAGTTTCAGCCTCCTACTTCGTAGTTGCTCACTTTCACTATGTCTTATTTGGCACTGTGGTATTTGCTATGTTCGCTGGCTTCTATTTCTGGTGGCCAAAGATGACTGGTCGAATGTTGGATGAAACCTTAGGAAAGATTCACTTCTGGACATTGTTCTTTGGATTCCACATTACATTTTTGATTCAGCACTGGTTAGGGATAAAAGGCTTTCCACGTAGATACGCCGATTATTTAGCCTCAGACGGATTTACCTTCATGAATATGGTCTCAACTGTTGGCTCAGGCTTGCTCGCACTTTCCATGATTCCATTTTTCTTAAATTTGTGGCAATCCCGAACTAGCCCAAAGGTGACAAGTGATGATCCTTGGGGACACGGCTCATCTTTAGAGTGGGCAACCTCTTGCCCACCGCCTCGACATAATTTTACTTCGATGCCAAGGATTCGTAGTGAGCGTCCAGCTTTTGATCTGCATTACCCACACATGGCGGAAAAAGCGACCCACTAATGAAAACTAGTTGGATCCTATTTGTTGGTCTTTCATTATTTTATGTAATCCTGGCGGTAATTTATTGGCAGGTTGGCGGGGAGCCAGTAGGAATTACTGCTATTTCTTTAAGTGCAGGACTTGCATTAATCGTTGGATTTTATCTTTGGTTTACCAGCCGTAGATTGGGAAATTTACTACCAGAAGACAATCAACAAGGTGAAATAGCAGATTCAGCTGGTGAGATTGGATTTTTCTCACCCCACTCATGGTGGCCGCTACCAGTTGCATTGTCAGCATGCGCGATGGGTGTTGGATTAGTTATTGGCTGGTGGTTAGTCCTTATTGCACTGGGTAGTTTATTAATTTCGATTTTAGGTTTTGTTTTGGAGTATGAACGTCCTTCTAGCTCTGTTCATTAATTATGAAAGAAAGAGCGCAGATAGTAGATACTGGCGTCCCGCTTTTCTTTAAAGCACAAATTGAAATCAACGCACCAGCCAAAAAAATCTTTGATTTTATTTCAATTCCGGCAAATCATCCACTTATGGATGGCTCAGGAATGGTTAAAGGAACTTTAATGGGGCCTGCTCAGCTTTATCTTGGCGCTAAATTTGGCATGAAGATGAAGCTTGGAGTGCCCTATTTTATTAAAAACCAAGTAATTGAATTTCAAGAAGGCAAAGTGATTGCATGGCGACATCTGTTGCATAATGTTTGGCGTTATGAGTTAACTGAGATTGATGCCAATACAACCGTTGTCTGTGAGAGTTGGGATGGCCGCCAAGCACGGTCTAAGTGGTGGGTCTCTGACTCCGGAGATTGGGTACCAAAAGCAATGGCGAAGACATTGGTGAAGTTAAAAGGATTAATGCAGGGATGAGTAAACCCATTACCACAGATCCTCAAATCGACAGGTTAGCGATAGCTGCAGTTGAAACTGCTCGGACATTAATAGCTGAGTCTGCTCCAAATTTAAAGCGTTATGACAGAGCAAACAGAAAGAGATTCACCCGATTATTTAAGGATCCAAAAGCTATTTCCGTGACGGTCTCATTAACTGATGAAGTCATGCGAATTTCTTCAGCCAAAGATTCAGTGCGGATTTTAAGAAATGCTGCAAAGGATGCTTCAATCGCCGGATTTGGATTACTTAACACCTTTGGCTTAAAACTAATTGCATTGGTTTCTAGGGTGCTGCCAAGGCCAGTGCTTTTTGCGGTACACACCCAGGTAAAACTTTTATCAAAGGGAATTATTCTGCCAGCAGAGAGCAAACAGCTAGCACGGCAAATTAAAAAACGGGGTAAAAAAGGCATCAGATTAAATATAAATGTATTGGGTGAGGCGGTATTGGGTGAGGCTGAGGCTAATGAAAGATTTGAGCGAGTGGTACAGATGATGCAGCGAAGTGAGGTTGATTATGTATCAGTCAAACTCTCATCCGTAGCTAGTCAGATAATTGCATTAGATCGCGAAGGAACTTTAGAGCGAGTTTGTGAAAAATTGCGCCTGATATATCGAACCTCAATATCCTCTAAAACTTTTGTCAATTTAGATATGGAGGAGTTTAGAGATCTACGTTTGACTGTAGATGCTTTCAAGTTGGTGTTAAGTGAGGGTGAGTTCAAGGATTTATATGCTGGCTTAGTTTTACAGGCCTATTTACCAGAATCTCATGAGGTTTTTGCAGAGCTGGTCGAGTGGGCATTACAGCGCAATACACAATCAGGTGGTGTAATAAAAATTAGATTAGTAAAGGGCGCTAATTTAGCGATGGAGAAAGCTGAAGCTGAGTTACATGGCTGGGTGGCAGCGCCATATAAATCAAAGGCAGATGTTGATGCCTCTTACTCAAGATTGCTTGATACTGCACTGCGACCAGAGCATGCCAAAGCGGTAAGAATTGGGGTTGCCAGTCATAATCTTTTTCATATTGCATTTGCGCTAGAGATTGCAAAGGCTCGAAATGTAATGGAGCAGTTAGATCTCGAGATGCTTGAGGGAATGGCAAATCCAGAGGCACTGGCAATCGCTAAGCGTTCAATGCGCATTTTGCTCTATGCACCAGTCACTAGAGGAGATGATTTTGCCTCCGCTGTTGCTTATTTGGTTCGTCGTTTAGATGAAAATACCGCGATTGAAAATTATCTCCGCTCCTCATTTGAAATTGGAAGCGATCCAGAGATATTCACCGAGCAATCGAAACGATTTTTAACCAGTGCAACTGAACGCCATCAGATCTCAACCCAAAGTATTCGCCATCAAAGTAATGATTTTGTGATTACAGATCAGTTTGAGAATGCGCCAAACGCTGATATTACCAATCTAGATTTTCTCTCCAAATTAGATAAAGAGATTGGTTCAGTTTTAAAGCGATCAATTGAAAATATTCCGATTGTGATTGATGGCAAAGAGATTTTTGATCGAAACCTGATTGAGGGTAATGATCCCGGCGATAATGGCAAGGTTTGGTACAAGTATTGCGTAGCAAAATCGACTGATATTGATGCAGCGATTAAGGTTGCAAATAAATCTTTTAAAGATTGGAATGAATTAGGTGCGCTGAAGCGAGCTGAGGTTTTAAAGAAATTCTCCAAGATTGCTTATGCTGAACAGGAAAAAACTATTGCGATCATGACCCGCGATGCAGGCAAAACAGTTTCAGAGGCGGATCCTGAGGTGTCTGAAGCTATTGATTTTGCCAACTACTACGCTTTATCAGCCATCTCATTAGATTTAGAACGCGAATCTTCACCAGTTGGGGTGGTAGTAGTTGTGCCGCCTTGGAATTTTCCTTATGCAATTCCTACCGGTGGGATCTGTGCGGCGCTGGCTGCTGGCAATTCAGTGATTTTCAAGTCAGCCCCTGAAACAGTTGCCACCTCTTGGCACTTAGTAAATCAATTATGGAAAGCAGGAGTGCCAAAAAATGTGCTGCAATTTGTTTCAACTGAAGATAACGAGGTTGGTCAGTCTTTGATCACCAATGATGGGGTTAGCGCAGTCATCTTAACTGGCGGATATAGCACCGCTTTATTATTTTCTTCTTGGAGAAATGAATTAAATCTACTAGCAGAGACAAGTGGTAAAAATTCAATGGTTCTAACTGCCTGTTGTGACATAGATGTTGCGGTGAAGGATCTTGTGCAGTCTGCTTTTGGACATGCAGGCCAGAAATGTTCTGCAGCATCCTTGGCAATAGTTGATAAAAGTATCTATCAAAACCCAAATTTTATTAAGCAGTTAATTGATGCGGTGAGATCATTAAAAGTTGGGGCGGGATATAGCTACTCAACTACGGTTGGTCCCATAATAAAAAATGCCGAAGCCGGATTGCAGCGAGCACTAACTCAATTAGATGAAGGGGAGCAGTGGCTGCTAAAACCAGAACAATTAGATGAGGCGGGTCTGCTTTGGTCACCGGGTGTGAAAACTAACATCAAAGCTGGCTCTTGGTCCCACCTTAATGAGTGGTTTGGACCTGTGCTTGGAATTATGGTTTCACCAGATTTACAAACTTCAGTAATTTGGCACAATGCCACAGATTATGGATTGACTGCTGGAATTCAATCTTTAGATGCCGCTGAGTGTGAGTACTGGATAGAAAATGTTGAGGCTGGGAATCTTTATGTTAATCGGGGCGTAACCGGGGCGGTTGTAAATCGACAACCATTTGGTGGTTGGAAGAAAAGTTCAGTCGGGGCAACTGCTAAAGCTGGGGGTGCAAATTATGTTGCCACATTGCGCAATTGGAACCAGATGAAACACTTTTTACCAATGAAAGAGGCGGCAAATAAATGGCTTAAATCAGTGGGGGGATTGGCAATTGATCACACCAGCCTTAACGTCGAACAAAATCTTCAAAGATATCGCCAGTATAAACAAGGCTTCTTGATCAGAATAGAAAGCGGGACCAGTAAAGATGAGTTGGATTTTCTTAGTTGGCTTAAGAATGATTTGGGAGTAATTACAAGATTAAGTAGTGATTCTTTGATTCCTCGATTGCCTAATCTGGTGGTAGAAAGCGTTGAAGAGTTTGCTCAGCATGCTAAGGAGTTTGATCGAGTCAGGTGGTTATCAGCAGAGATCCCTCCGGTGTATGAACTTATGAAAAATGGCATCTCATGTGATCGCCGCCCAATCACTTTGCGAGGTGATATTGAGATAGTTCGTTGGTTCCTTGAACAGAGTGTTTCAATTACACAACATAGGTATGGCAATACCAATGCTGGACCGAAGCCCTCTTGCTCAGCACTTAAGTTTTAATACTTAGTGATGCCCACTCTCAAGCTCTTTGAGCTCAGTGGCGGTTGGCTTTGCAATATTTTCTGCGTTGGCTTTGCTTAATCTGGCTTGGATCTTTGCCCTAATACCTTTGGGATTTAATACCCCTTGCCTATCCTCAGTTACCAAGGCAATCGCTTGTGGTTGGACATGTTGTGTAAGGGAGTATTTCTTGCCAGCAGATAACTCCTCATGAACCTCAATAAACTCACCATGAGGCAACATAACTAAACGGCCAGTCTCCTTGCCGTGAAGTACCAACTCACGATCACGACGTTGTAGTGATAGGCAGATGCGTTTTGTAATCACAAATGCAAGTGGTGGCAGAACAATTACGCCAATTCGTGAAAACCACATGATCTGATTAATAGTCAGATCAAATTGGGTAGCGATTATGTCATTTCCACCATTAATTAAGGTGACTAACATAAATGTCAATGACATTACCCCAAGCGCGGTTCGGTTTGGGACATTTCTTGGGCGATCTAGCAAATGATGCTCACCCTTATCACCAGTCATCCAACTTTCAATAAATGGATAGAGCGCCATTCCAGTAAAGATAATTCCGGGAATAATTAAACCTGGAATCAAAATATTCCAAGAAATAGTGTGCCCAAATATGTAAGTTTCTATTGGAGGAGCCATTCGAACTAGGCCGTCTAACCAACCCATATACCAATCTGGTTGCGAACCCGCAGAGATCTGCGCTGGGGTGTAAGGGCCAAATAACCAAACCGGGTTAATTGATGCCACTGCTCCCAAGAAGGCAGTAATTCCGAAAACGATAAAGAAGAATCCACCAGCTTTTGCCATGTACACCGGCATTAGCGGATATCCCACAACATTTTTCTCAGTTCTCCCAGGACCTGGATACTGAGTGTGCTTCTGATACCAAACTAACATCAAGTGCACCGTAATTAATGCCAAGAAAATTCCAGGCAAAAGCAGCACATGCACTATGTATATCCGCGGAATAAATATCTCACCTGGGAATGCACCGCCAAAGGCGAAGAATGAAAGATAGGTTCCAACTACTGGAATTGACTGAATTATCGCATGCGCGATTCTTATTCCAGTTCCAGATAACAAATCATCAGGTAGTGAGTAGCCAAGGAATCCTTCAACTATTCCAAGAGTTAATAAGCCAATTCCTAAAATCCAGTTAAACTCACGAGGTTTACGGAAAGCACCGGTAAAGAAAACTCGCATCAAGTGAGCCACTATCGCTGCCATAAAAATAAGTGCAGCCCAGTGATGAATCTGGCGCATTAATAGGCCACCCCTAACATCAAATGAGATGTGCAAAGTGGAGGCGTATGCCGCGCTCATCTCAACATCTTTTAATGGTTGATAACTTCCTTCATAAACCACATGCCGCATTGATGGGTCAAACCAAAAAGTTAAAAAGGTTCCAGAGAGCAATAAAATCACAAATGAGTAGAGAGCGATTTCACCCAACATAAAGGACCAGTGGTCAGGAAAAACTTTTTGCAGATTTTTCTTCATCCAAGCGGCAGCACCAGTTCGCTCATCAACGTAATTTGCTACATTGCCGGCAATTCGCTCACGTGCGGTCATGATTTTCTCTCCCAGAAGCTAGGTCCAACCGCTTCCGTAAATGGTTGTTTCGCAATCAAATATCCATCTGCATCGACGGTAATGGCCAATTGTGGCAGAGGTCTAGCTGATGGACCAAAGATAACCTTTGCGGCACGGGTCACATCAAATGTTGATTGATGGCATGGGCAGAGTAAATGTTTGGTGGTTTGTTCATATAAAGCAACTGCGCATCCCATGTGTGAGCAAATCTTGGAGAAGGCGATGATGCCCTCATGAGTCCAAGAAAGCCGTTCTGCATCTAATTGAAACTCAGATGGCCGTAATCTAATTAACAACACCGCATCCTTTGCAATATCCTCTAAGTGACGCTCTTTTCCTGGGGCAATCTCTGGCATAACTTGGGCAACACCACCAACTTCAAGATCACTAGCTTTAATTGGTCTGTCACCTGGATCTGTCACCAATCTCGTTCCGGTTTTCCAACTAGTTTCATTTAGAGAGTTACCAGGAAGTGGTCCTAAATCTCGCAGCATCACCACCGCAGGTAGACCCGCTAAACCAAGGGCTGCAAATAGTGAGCGCTTGATTAATGGCCTTCTTCCTAAACCTGCCTCTTCGGCGCCAACCTTTACAGCTTTAACAAACTCAGATCTATCTTCCTCTGCTGAACGCATAGTGTGGCGTTGAGCAATCACCTCTTGATCTGGCATCAAAGTCTTTGCCCAATGGACTGCGCCAAAACCAATAAATAACAATCCAAATGCAACACCGAGGCCAATCCCTAATTGTTGGGCGTTGGTATTGCCCATCACCGGTATAAAAATAAA encodes:
- a CDS encoding cytochrome b, with the protein product MTARERIAGNVANYVDERTGAAAWMKKNLQKVFPDHWSFMLGEIALYSFVILLLSGTFLTFWFDPSMRHVVYEGSYQPLKDVEMSAAYASTLHISFDVRGGLLMRQIHHWAALIFMAAIVAHLMRVFFTGAFRKPREFNWILGIGLLTLGIVEGFLGYSLPDDLLSGTGIRIAHAIIQSIPVVGTYLSFFAFGGAFPGEIFIPRIYIVHVLLLPGIFLALITVHLMLVWYQKHTQYPGPGRTEKNVVGYPLMPVYMAKAGGFFFIVFGITAFLGAVASINPVWLFGPYTPAQISAGSQPDWYMGWLDGLVRMAPPIETYIFGHTISWNILIPGLIIPGIIFTGMALYPFIESWMTGDKGEHHLLDRPRNVPNRTALGVMSLTFMLVTLINGGNDIIATQFDLTINQIMWFSRIGVIVLPPLAFVITKRICLSLQRRDRELVLHGKETGRLVMLPHGEFIEVHEELSAGKKYSLTQHVQPQAIALVTEDRQGVLNPKGIRAKIQARLSKANAENIAKPTATELKELESGHH
- a CDS encoding proline dehydrogenase family protein; its protein translation is MSKPITTDPQIDRLAIAAVETARTLIAESAPNLKRYDRANRKRFTRLFKDPKAISVTVSLTDEVMRISSAKDSVRILRNAAKDASIAGFGLLNTFGLKLIALVSRVLPRPVLFAVHTQVKLLSKGIILPAESKQLARQIKKRGKKGIRLNINVLGEAVLGEAEANERFERVVQMMQRSEVDYVSVKLSSVASQIIALDREGTLERVCEKLRLIYRTSISSKTFVNLDMEEFRDLRLTVDAFKLVLSEGEFKDLYAGLVLQAYLPESHEVFAELVEWALQRNTQSGGVIKIRLVKGANLAMEKAEAELHGWVAAPYKSKADVDASYSRLLDTALRPEHAKAVRIGVASHNLFHIAFALEIAKARNVMEQLDLEMLEGMANPEALAIAKRSMRILLYAPVTRGDDFASAVAYLVRRLDENTAIENYLRSSFEIGSDPEIFTEQSKRFLTSATERHQISTQSIRHQSNDFVITDQFENAPNADITNLDFLSKLDKEIGSVLKRSIENIPIVIDGKEIFDRNLIEGNDPGDNGKVWYKYCVAKSTDIDAAIKVANKSFKDWNELGALKRAEVLKKFSKIAYAEQEKTIAIMTRDAGKTVSEADPEVSEAIDFANYYALSAISLDLERESSPVGVVVVVPPWNFPYAIPTGGICAALAAGNSVIFKSAPETVATSWHLVNQLWKAGVPKNVLQFVSTEDNEVGQSLITNDGVSAVILTGGYSTALLFSSWRNELNLLAETSGKNSMVLTACCDIDVAVKDLVQSAFGHAGQKCSAASLAIVDKSIYQNPNFIKQLIDAVRSLKVGAGYSYSTTVGPIIKNAEAGLQRALTQLDEGEQWLLKPEQLDEAGLLWSPGVKTNIKAGSWSHLNEWFGPVLGIMVSPDLQTSVIWHNATDYGLTAGIQSLDAAECEYWIENVEAGNLYVNRGVTGAVVNRQPFGGWKKSSVGATAKAGGANYVATLRNWNQMKHFLPMKEAANKWLKSVGGLAIDHTSLNVEQNLQRYRQYKQGFLIRIESGTSKDELDFLSWLKNDLGVITRLSSDSLIPRLPNLVVESVEEFAQHAKEFDRVRWLSAEIPPVYELMKNGISCDRRPITLRGDIEIVRWFLEQSVSITQHRYGNTNAGPKPSCSALKF
- a CDS encoding ubiquinol-cytochrome c reductase iron-sulfur subunit, with amino-acid sequence MSNELEPLADPGLPEHIHRRADTDPIAAKRAERQVAVLFSLSAVGTLLFFYSFFFIKEDLFIFIPVMGNTNAQQLGIGLGVAFGLLFIGFGAVHWAKTLMPDQEVIAQRHTMRSAEEDRSEFVKAVKVGAEEAGLGRRPLIKRSLFAALGLAGLPAVVMLRDLGPLPGNSLNETSWKTGTRLVTDPGDRPIKASDLEVGGVAQVMPEIAPGKERHLEDIAKDAVLLIRLRPSEFQLDAERLSWTHEGIIAFSKICSHMGCAVALYEQTTKHLLCPCHQSTFDVTRAAKVIFGPSARPLPQLAITVDADGYLIAKQPFTEAVGPSFWERKS